One genomic region from Strix aluco isolate bStrAlu1 chromosome 25, bStrAlu1.hap1, whole genome shotgun sequence encodes:
- the BYSL gene encoding bystin has protein sequence MPKARRARGSGPGAMLPLAEQILQDAAPRPMARGKRRGGAEEEEECGGGEGYVDARLSRRILEQARRQQEELEAEHGPGAPAAPKRRSTALGPAVRGPGSDSEDDEEWPSLEKAAAAAAGRSGEYGGEVVVDPEDEKAIEMFMNKNPPLRRTLADIIMEKITEKQTEVETALSEISGCPMPQLDPRVLEVYRGVREVLSKYRSGKLPKAFKIIPALSNWEQILYITEPETWTAAAMYQATRIFSSNLKERMAQRFYNLVLLPRVRDDIAEYKRLNFHLYMALKKALFKPAAWFKGILIPLCESGTCTLREAIIIGSILTKCSIPVLHSSAAMLKIAEMQYSGANSIFLRLLIDKKYALPFRVVDALVFHFLAFRTDQRVLPVLWHQSFLALAQRYKEDLSSEQKEALLELLKFHSHPQISPEIRRELLYSKTRDVEGQPPAAME, from the exons ATGCCTAAGgcccggcgggcgcggggctccGGCCCCGGCGCCATGTTGCCGCTGGCCGAGCAGATCCTGCAGGACGCGGCCCCGCGGCCCATGGCTCGGGGGAAGCGGCGCGGTggggccgaggaggaggaggaatgcggcggcggggagggctaCGTGGACGCGCGGCTGTCGCGGCGTATCCTGGAGCAGGCGCGGcggcagcaggaggagctggaggccgAGCACGGCCCcggcgcgcccgccgcccccaAGCGGCGCAGCACGGCGCTGG GCCCGGCGGTGCGCGGCCCCGGCTCAGACTCGGAGGATGATGAGGAGTGGCCCTCGCTGGaaaaggcggcggcggcggcagcaggaCGGAGCGGGGAGTACGgcggggaggtggtggtggaccCCGAGGACGAGAAAGCCATCGAGATGTTCATGAACAAGAACCCGCCGCTGAG GCGCACGCTGGCGGACATCATCATGGAGAAGATCACGGAGAAGCAGACGGAGGTGGAGACGGCGCTGTCCGAGATATCGGGCTGCCCCATGCCCCAGCTTGACCCCCGCGTCCTGGAGGTCTACAGGGGCGTCAGAGAG GTGCTGTCCAAATACAGGAGTGGAAAACTCCCCAAGGCATTTAAAATCATTCCTGCCTTGTCCAACTGGGAGCAGATCCTCTACATCACAGAGCCAGAGACATGGACAGCAGCTGCCATGTACCAAGCCACCAG GATATTTTCATCCAACCTGAAAGAGAGGATGGCCCAGCGGTTCTACAACCTGGTGCTGCTGCCGCGGGTCAGGGATGACATTGCTGAGTACAAGCGCCTCAACTTTCACCTCTACATGGCTTTGAAGAAGGCTCTGTTCAAGCCAGCAGCCTGGTTCAAAG GGATCCTCATCCCCCTCTGCGAGTCAGGGACCTGCACGCTGCGGGAGGCCATCATCATCGGCAGCATCCTCACCAAGTGCTCCATCCCCGTCCTCCACTCCAG CGCGGCCATGCTGAAGATCGCCGAGATGCAGTACAGCGGCGCCAACAGCATCTTCCTCCGGCTGCTCATCGACAAGAAATACGCCCTGCCCTTCCGCGTGGTGGATGCCCTCGTCTTCCACTTCCTGGCCTTCCGCACGGACCAGCGGGTCCTGCCCGTGCTGTGGCACCAGAGCTTCCTGGCCTTAGCCCAGCGCTACAAGGAGGACCTCTCCTCGGAGCAGAAGGAGGCTTTGCTCGAGCTGCTCAAGTTCCACAGCCACCCGCAGATCTCGCCCGAGATCCGGAGGGAGCTGCTGTACTCCAAGACACGGGATGTGGAGGGGCAGCCGCCCGCGGCCATGGAGTGA